The following are encoded together in the Acidobacteriota bacterium genome:
- a CDS encoding multiheme c-type cytochrome, giving the protein MTLETKRLIIAALGGLFLLSLVFVQWMETARKAEEAGLREAHVAVPASSKACVDCHVQANPGIVDHWQGSTHAEKGVACVECHQAAEKDADAFPHYGVTIATIVTPRDCSRCHTKEGEQFAASHHAAGGNILASLDNFLAETVEGARMNFNPHSPTPGKAVESVNGFASAFSGCQQCHGSKVALQSTDGEMITVDDLAPDADGLPTNLDAVGKIVRNDNGRPLFHPGTWPNTGIGRLNLDGSRGSCSACHSRHDFSPRRARQPENCGKCHLGPDHPQKEIFEESKHGVAYRDLKDDLNLDGETWVLGQDYSAAPTCATCHMSGHLRNGGEVTHDPGERISWTNRPPVSLVMDTDIHHAIVKETDPDKRRALIYDSAENKRDRMKQVCSHCHTPDYINAFYTQYDDLVILYNEKFAKPGQAIMAALVNEGLRTSTQFDEEIEWTWFYLWHHEGRRARHGASMMAPDYTHWHGMYEVAERFYMELIPQALEMADHAAETGKRAQARAVRTVVADILARPEHAWFEGGAEGEMAKIRAEMEKRYGQGKDGP; this is encoded by the coding sequence ATGACACTCGAAACCAAGCGTCTGATCATCGCCGCCCTCGGCGGGCTGTTCCTGCTCTCCCTGGTCTTCGTCCAATGGATGGAGACGGCCCGCAAGGCCGAAGAGGCGGGTCTCCGAGAGGCCCATGTCGCAGTGCCGGCGAGCTCCAAAGCCTGCGTCGACTGCCACGTGCAGGCCAACCCGGGGATCGTCGACCATTGGCAGGGCTCGACCCACGCCGAGAAGGGTGTCGCCTGCGTCGAATGCCATCAGGCGGCGGAGAAAGATGCCGACGCCTTCCCTCACTACGGCGTCACCATCGCGACCATCGTCACGCCGCGCGACTGCTCGCGCTGCCACACCAAGGAGGGCGAGCAATTCGCCGCCAGCCACCACGCCGCCGGTGGCAATATTCTGGCTTCGCTCGACAACTTCCTGGCCGAGACAGTGGAAGGGGCGCGGATGAACTTCAATCCCCACTCGCCGACCCCGGGCAAGGCGGTGGAGAGCGTCAACGGCTTTGCCAGCGCCTTCTCCGGCTGCCAGCAGTGCCATGGCTCGAAGGTGGCCCTGCAGTCGACCGACGGCGAGATGATCACCGTCGACGATCTGGCACCCGATGCCGATGGCCTTCCCACCAACCTCGACGCAGTGGGCAAGATCGTCCGCAACGACAACGGCCGGCCCCTGTTCCACCCCGGCACCTGGCCCAACACCGGCATCGGCCGCCTCAACCTCGACGGCTCGCGCGGCTCCTGCTCCGCTTGCCACAGCCGCCACGACTTCTCGCCCCGGCGCGCCCGCCAGCCGGAGAACTGCGGTAAGTGCCATCTCGGCCCCGACCACCCGCAGAAGGAGATCTTCGAGGAATCCAAGCACGGCGTCGCCTACCGCGACCTGAAGGACGATTTGAATCTCGACGGCGAAACCTGGGTCCTGGGGCAGGACTACTCCGCCGCCCCGACCTGCGCCACTTGTCACATGTCTGGCCACCTGCGCAACGGCGGCGAAGTGACCCACGATCCCGGCGAGCGCATCTCGTGGACCAACCGGCCGCCGGTCAGCCTGGTGATGGACACTGACATCCACCACGCCATCGTCAAGGAGACTGATCCCGACAAGCGCCGCGCCTTGATCTACGACTCAGCCGAGAACAAGCGCGACCGCATGAAGCAGGTCTGCTCGCACTGCCATACGCCGGATTACATCAACGCCTTCTACACCCAATACGACGACCTGGTGATTCTCTACAACGAGAAGTTCGCCAAGCCCGGCCAGGCGATCATGGCCGCCCTGGTCAACGAAGGGCTGCGCACCTCGACCCAATTCGACGAAGAGATCGAATGGACCTGGTTCTACCTCTGGCACCACGAGGGCCGGCGGGCACGCCACGGCGCCTCGATGATGGCGCCCGACTACACCCACTGGCACGGCATGTACGAAGTCGCTGAGCGCTTCTACATGGAGCTCATCCCGCAAGCGCTCGAAATGGCCGACCACGCCGCCGAGACCGGCAAGCGAGCCCAGGCCCGTGCCGTGCGCACGGTGGTCGCCGACATCCTCGCCCGTCCCGAGCATGCCTGGTTCGAAGGCGGCGCCGAGGGTGAGATGGCAAAGATCCGGGCGGAGATGGAGAAACGCTACGGGCAAGGGAAAGACGGGCCGTGA